From Oncorhynchus masou masou isolate Uvic2021 unplaced genomic scaffold, UVic_Omas_1.1 unplaced_scaffold_840, whole genome shotgun sequence, a single genomic window includes:
- the LOC135537771 gene encoding interferon gamma 1-like has protein sequence MDVLSRAVMCFCLMGWMTLGWSHAAQYTSINMKSNVDKLKVHYKISKNQLFNRNPVFPKDTFEDSERRVLMSVVLDVYLSIFSQMLNQTEDQEMIESLKYVKGKIQDLQKHYFLGRIPELRTHLQNLWAIETSDTTVQGKALSEFITIYEKASKLALKFHLKKDNRRKRRQAQRLKSHIM, from the exons ATGGATGTGTTATCAAGGGCTGTGATGTGTTTCTGCTTGATGGGCTGGATGACTTTAGGATGGAGTCATGCTGCTCAGTACACATCAATTAACATGAAGAGCAACGTAGACAAACTGAAAGTCCACTAT AAGATCTCCAAGAACCAGCTGTTCAACAGAAACCCTGTTTTTCCCAAGGACACGTTTGAG gaCAGTGAGCGGAGGGTGTTGATGAGTGTGGTTCTGGACGTGTATCTGAGTATCTTCAGCCAGATGCTGAACCAGACGGAGGACCAGGAAATGATTGAGAGTCTGAAATATGTCAAGGGGAAAATTCAGGATCTCCAGAAACACTATTTCCTGGGGAGGATACCTGAGCTGAGGACACACCTGCAGAACCTGTGGGCCATCGAG ACCAGTGACACCACAGTCCAGGGGAAGGCTCTGTCCGAGTTCATTACCATCTACGAGAAAGCCTCCAAACTGGCCCTGAAGTTCCATCTAAAGAAGGACAACCGCAGGAAGAGACGGCAAGCCCAGAGGCTCAAATCACACATCATGTAG